Proteins encoded within one genomic window of Halorussus salilacus:
- a CDS encoding elongation factor 1-beta codes for MGKVAAKIKVMPQSPEIDLDDLQDRLEESLPEGAKINGFERDDVAFGLVALLPTVIVPDDTGGTEAVEEGFSNVEGVESVEVENVGRI; via the coding sequence ATGGGGAAGGTAGCAGCCAAGATCAAGGTCATGCCGCAGAGCCCCGAAATCGACCTCGACGACCTCCAGGACCGACTCGAAGAGTCGCTCCCCGAGGGCGCGAAGATCAACGGCTTCGAGCGCGACGACGTCGCGTTCGGGCTGGTCGCGCTCCTGCCGACCGTCATCGTCCCCGACGACACGGGCGGGACCGAGGCGGTCGAGGAGGGCTTCTCGAACGTCGAGGGCGTCGAGAGCGTCGAAGTCGAGAACGTCGGTCGGATTTAA
- a CDS encoding HVO_2753 family zinc finger protein, giving the protein MSQSQQKQARRCVSCGINISGTNAASFKCPDCGQQIYRCAKCRKQSNLYECPDCGFMGP; this is encoded by the coding sequence ATGAGCCAGTCCCAACAGAAACAGGCGCGACGGTGCGTCTCGTGCGGGATCAACATCTCCGGCACGAACGCGGCGTCGTTCAAGTGCCCGGACTGCGGCCAGCAGATCTACCGCTGTGCGAAGTGCCGCAAGCAGAGCAACCTCTACGAGTGCCCCGACTGCGGATTTATGGGACCGTAA